The region GTTAtgggtatattatgaaaattgactAAACATGATGATGTCAGTGTTATACCCAAGTGAGCTCTAAAAGAGTCAcgcaattattatgaaatatatttaccCCATTGATAGTTGAACATGATTGTTCACAAAATTCCTCTACGTTTTGGAAGTTTAAAATAAGGGATTTGTAgaatgttatcttcagggggagtatAATGAATCATGAATATTATGCCCTGAACTCCTGAAGTTTATGTTGGGgttatgattgtactcttttagccttagctaagtttttttccactgggttttcttagcgtaaggtttttaatgaggcaaccagtgcAATACATAATTAgacataccatgtactctttttccctcggctaggtttttcccacagggtttctctagcaaggtttttaatgaggcatgagtatgataaaGATGATGGCCAATGGGGAACGTTATTAATCAGTATGACATCATCTCAAAAATCTTTAGAAGCAAGGAGGAGCACACGAACTTGATCTTCAATGATGTCTTTATCAGGGGGAGCAcatattgtactctttttccttacccaaatttttttttcccattgggtttttttggtaaggtttttaacgaggcaatataATGTTCTTCATTTGgacatccaagggggagtgttatgaaacaaaagaaatgtGGATGTCCAAGTTGAGTTTTGAACCCTTAACTTCATAGACAAAAGATGGAAGTTTTGTCCGTCAAGCTACTTCAACTATAAgtgtaataatttgtaaatattctATCATATTATAATGGTGGTTCTCAGTTCTGAAAAGGATAAATTCAAGTTCCAAAAGCAAATGCTAGGGATGGAACACATAACCTCAACCATGACAAAGCAAAGCTATCTTCTGATCAACCAACTAGACTAGCTTTAACACTTGTCTATCCTatgcaaatattatatttgtttactcTCTATCCTGatactataaatacccctacTGCTCCTTTGTAAAGATTATCCCCAGCAAACATTAATGCAAtgcttctttgaattctttCTCCCATTCCAGTTTCATTGGtcttcatttcatttcttcattattcatgttattatcatagttattattattttcataacaGAATTCTTTTTTTATTGTGGTGACCCTATTCTTTGATTCgaaatataatttatcaaaataattgaatcaaattatattttgatgacTATAtgcattaatcaaaattttattatgctcttatatttttacttattactagtatttttcaCCCATGTCACCATATGATGCAcggaattgatttgttataatattaaaaatatttggctCGTGCGATATCTTGAGGTGcacttatattttaatatttagaatattcagtaagtataattatattagtgaAAAATTAACTTGGAAGTAATGGAATAATAACTTGAGTGTTTTTTGATTGACCGTAGAGCAAATTATCCACTTTATTAAGTTACGGAGTAAAAGTtatggtaaaaaattaaaaatagtctCTCCATGACTAAAATCACCACTACATACATAACTTAAGAGTTAAAAATACTAGGTTTATATCGCATGTATAACTTtatgaccaaaaatgtaattctCCCTATTATTAATTAggtgaattttaaaatttgtaacaaAATAAACGGATaactgattttttatttttaacataaaattgcTAACGAAATGGATGTAGCTATTACAGATTAAATTAACTGAATTAAATCAATTaaccaaaataattataattaattgcaAAACCCTACATCAAAGGAGTAGAAGGATCGACTCATAGTGTAATTAAGCCAAATACTAAGCTAGAAGAGTAGTAGTCGCAGTTGTAAGCCTATCGCAAGCTCTTTGTACCTCATGCCTTTCTTCTATAGTCATGTTATTGCCCTCCGAAGCCTGCaaacaaaacaagaaagaaATCTGTCGGCATCTATCTGATTTAGACTTCTACTAAAATAAAATGGCATATCCAATGCTATGCTCACAAAAACAAGCTAGCTTTTGTGCAAGGCAGCGGCTACTTCAGAGCGGTAGTCATACCAGAAGAGCGACCATGTATTCTAGAATACTCTCGATTTCCGGCTTGCATGACAAGAGAACTCGCCTCATTTTAATATCACTGTGCAAAAGCAGGAGAGCGGACACGCTTGCCACAGGAGTGCTCTTATGGTTGATCTGTGGAAATTCGTGATGGTAAGACAGTGGGGGCGAATGATTTTCAGCCAATACTGATCCCATCTCTTTCAACGCTTTACTTAATAGCCTGTTGCTCCTTTGAAATAGGAAGAAGCAAGGAAGAAGATAATATTGACTTCTCTTTAAACTTGAGCTGGAATTCTGCTCATTAACTTCTCCTGGAAGATCCTACATCAATAGTAAGATTTTACTCTAGCAGTTAGACTTTACAATTTCAGTATGTATTATTGATTATACTTTGAATACAAATTActatttttaagagttaatacccaatttagtcctcgactttagtAGTTTTACTTAAGTTAGTCTtcaactatagtggttttacccaatttggTCATTGATTCTAACAGCTAAGGACTCAATTGAGAGAAAGTCGAGGACCTTATTAAGCAcacaaaaaagacaaaaacccgttatagttgaggactaaattggtattaACTCCTATCATTAGCTAGCTAATTTAAAAGCATAACTAATTTAGCAGATCACAGTTAATGGAAACACATTATCTAAGCTAGGAAATACTAGACTGCAAGGAATGCAATACAAAGAACATGAAATGCAATTATTTTTAGTGTCATGTGTGGCCAAGACAGGTGAAAAGAGAATTGaagtaaataatatttaatacttacaGATGCAACATCTAGTAAATATTTTGGAAGAACACGGCCAAGTTTGTCGATGCTCGGTTCTGAAAGTTTTGTTGGTGCGGTGTCTATTGCAGTAAGTATCCTTAGAAGAGCATTCATGTTATCTACTGGTGGGCTAAGAAACTGAAACAAATAACAAGATGTTATCTCTAGTAAAATGTTATAGAAAATATCATGAATCTAAATAAACACACTTACAAAACTTATATTCTTATGGAATGACAGAAAAGTTCCCCAAAGTGCACGAAAGATTAAAAGGTAAGTTGGggaataataaaatttagtaTAGAATTTAAGCAGACCATGGTTAATCTCAACTCACAATCTGATCAGTAATTACTCTCTCCACCATCTGGAAAATAAGACAGTTATCACCAATCTGTGACAAACAAGAACAAACTGCACTAGTAAGCGACCGAAAGGATGCACGAATTGATTTCCCCTCATGATTCTCTGCAAAGGATCCAATTGATAGGTTTAACCATGATCAAAATCGCTGATTTGGTGTTAATCTGATAAATTTAATATCCAAACTTGGATAACACAATTAAGAAATTACCAGGATAAGCATGGAGACGTGAAACCAAAGTGATTAGAAAACTAATGTAATCTGCAATCTGGATATGTCGTGCTTTATAGGCTGTGTGCAGAACTTCTAAAATACGAAGAACTAAACATGGTTCAAGTTCATGAGCTGCAATGATGTGCGAAGAAAATCAGAATGTTATACAATATTAACTAACTATTTGTAGTTCTAGCTCATGGTTGGTGTCTTATCTTCCATACTTGTTAACTACATGTTGacaatgaattataaataaataaacaaggtTTTAAAGAAACAACTTTCTTCTATGTAAATTGGTGGTCTTTTCAGATTCCCCTTGATTAAACCATGTGAAGaataaataagatattttaCTCCAACATTATGGATGGCTAACATTTTATACCATGCCATTAATAAAAATGGTAATAGTGTAATACTGAGCTGAGAAGTTCCataaatgaaaatatgaaatcAAGAATCAATTGTGGCATACAGATGGGGACTACTTACACAGGCAACATGAAACCAATGACTGAAGTATTGATGAGTCCAAGATAGAGAAGTAATATAGGCAGCAGAGGGAAAGttcttgaatatctccagaaaGCGTCATGAAAGGGCCATAGCTTACGCCTCCTAAGGTCAACGAAATACTGTTAATTGGAAGAAATTGATATGAATGAATCAGGAAACAAAGAACACTCAGGTTGGAATCAGAATGAGGAGCTGTCCTAACCTTCATTGCAAGTTGTGCTATAAAAACCTTGTAGTATGTACTGCATCTCATCATATTCCTTTGCAAATGGTGAGTCAAACTCGGCCGTTTGTCCTATGCGAAGTTGAAGAAGCAACACTGTCTGGATAAAGCAAACCATACTATTAAGGAGAAAAAAGATGGCAATTGAAGCTAAAGATGGAATTCAAGACCAAGGTGGTGACACGTGGACTGCTTGTCCCTCTTTAATTTAGACAAGCCTCCAGAGTTAATGAGAGCTAGGCAAATACGTACCTTAGAAGATAGTGGATGTTTATCACCTAAAACAATTAGCAGAGAAGGAAGCTCCCTTATCCAAGTAATCTGATAATGTAGCAGTTCTGGATCACTTGTATCCAGGTAAAGCCAATCATGTTCCTAATATTTGTACTGGAAAGTTGAGATTAGATTCAAGCTTAAAACATTATTAGCAACTGATTTATTAAATGTGTTTTGAGATTCCAGAATTAATGATGTCATTTTACAGTTTCACACCtccaagaaaaggaaaggaaaaaaagaaaaaagaaaaaaaggacaTATTGCTGCTATCCAACATGTTTCTGCAGAATATGATAATTTAATGAAAAGCATCAAATCACTATCCCTATGTATTCATTGTATTGTTTagtttacataataaaaattatacagTGGCAGACAATTTTTGCAGAAACACTCAAAGAACACAACTTAGACCACAAGGAATCTTATAGAGAACATCATTTCTTCAATTGCAGAAAGGCAAGCTAATTTCATCAAAGACTCCGGGCTGCAACTCTTGAAAACCTTAGTAAAAGCCTGCAATGACAGTACAAATTACAGAGTATAactttatgaaaataaaatgcaacATTTTACAATATATACCAAGGATTTGTACTACCACATCCCTCATCACAAGGATCTTTGGATCTTATCACTCTTTAGAAATAGATAGACAACTAAGCATAAAAAAACAAGTTTGGTCTAAAAACCTGAAGAATGCGAGACTTCCAAAAACCGGAAACTCGCATAATAAGTTCTGGAGTGAATGACACCAATGCAAGCAATTGCTTTTCATGAATCACCTTACTAGACTCCATGTGGTGGCAAATCTGCATAACGTGGGCAGGCTGTTACTATATGTGCAATATAAAGCACTACCCAAATATTCCATATCAACTTATCAAGGATGTTTTCAAGATCTAATTAAATTGTGAAAGAAAATATAAGGAATACCAATAAAAACACAAGAGGGAAAACTTAAAACTTTCTGATATTGTAGAAATGCATCATTAAAGAGCATAACACATAAAGATAACATTCAAGCTTGAAATGAATCTGCAGATGAGATACCAATGGTTCAAACATATGTTTCCATTTCTCAAACCATAAGAGATGAGGTGCAAGTATTTTTCTCtccatttatttaatataaatagtgAATATAAAACATCCAAGATGACTATTAGTACACAATGAGTTTAAtcgttttaaaaaaatcataattgaaccTTTTCAGAAAGTGAAATTTCAATGAACTCAAGGAATTTCTCCATCAATGCAGGGGGAGGGTGGTCCCAATGACttatcttcaaaaatatttctGTAATTACAACATTCAACATGAAATAACGATCATTTTCCTGCAATGCCAAAAGTAGAAGAAATCAGAGGAAACAATGGCACCAGAGAAGTGAACAAGGAGAGAGACAAAAGCAACTGCACGTTCAATGTTATCATCATTTGTGATGgtatttcttatttcttttcctttaatgggtgtgtgtgtgtgtgtgtgtgaccgAGTGTGAGAAAGATTCCACGACAATTCATCCagtcttttgttatttttttctacTTAAACAACTAAAGATTACATATTGATAGATTACAACGAGTTATCAAGTGCATTACCTCATAGGAGTTAGGAGCTATGTCATATCTTTGTCCTAACCTAATATGTTAATGATAAATTTCCTGCATAATTTCCTAGAACTATTCAAGGGTTGGTTTGAGGCAGGAAGTCTTTTACTTACATGCTTGAcatttttatggaaaatgaaatttatgttTTGGGACAAGTACGAGAAAGGAAAACATGTTTTTGCAAAGGCTTACTATAGTACATGTTTAAGGGAAGTGAACAAGAACTTCTCAGTACTCGATTTTAATAATTTCTCTCAGTTTGAAAGGAACTGTGAAATAAAACTTCAAGAGTCATAATCCAACAACTAATCCAAGTTTCTCATAGTTTTGGAATTCATGCTGCCCGAGTTCAAGTAGCAAACTAGCAACATCAAATGTAAAGACTTGAAATTGGGACTTTAACAATGAAAATGAAGGCAGAAATAAGATTAGTGGAGAAAGGCCAAAAAAGCATTTTAAATCCCACAAGATTTGGACAAACTGCAGATGCAACTTCCTGCATTTCAAGTCCATCAGTAAATGATTCAAATATATACTTCATAGTACCTGCTTCTCAAACAAATTAGTTGCCAACATCTCTAataaaaatttttgttgttttattaTCTCCTTTTTCTAGCATAAAATACAAACAGAAATGTTCTTGTTTTCAATATGAAACCATACCTTCTTTGAGAGGTCATGAATTGGATTGAAAGGAAACTCATCCCAAAGCTTTTTGAGTGCCAGCAATGAAATTCTTTGATCAGATATGTTGACATGTGTGTGA is a window of Ipomoea triloba cultivar NCNSP0323 chromosome 11, ASM357664v1 DNA encoding:
- the LOC115995575 gene encoding uncharacterized protein LOC115995575 codes for the protein ILQNYGDILQKNKFFLQDKGKLKTALSGLVRCLSLLPFKNRSADDLSDKKDIPVQVTLHAFVPDISSYSSGLSSSGVVEKLKNLLPALVSCFQDFSPLVHTMPQMDTQSYDCMLLILQNIDLLVRFFIDESPYHHTHVNISDQRISLLALKKLWDEFPFNPIHDLSKKENDRYFMLNVVITEIFLKISHWDHPPPALMEKFLEFIEISLSEKICHHMESSKVIHEKQLLALVSFTPELIMRVSGFWKSRILQAFTKVFKSCSPESLMKLACLSAIEEMMFSEHDWLYLDTSDPELLHYQITWIRELPSLLIVLGDKHPLSSKTVLLLQLRIGQTAEFDSPFAKEYDEMQYILQGFYSTTCNEGGVSYGPFMTLSGDIQELSLCCLYYFSILDSSILQSLVSCCLSHELEPCLVLRILEVLHTAYKARHIQIADYISFLITLVSRLHAYPENHEGKSIRASFRSLTSAVCSCLSQIGDNCLIFQMVERVITDQIFLSPPVDNMNALLRILTAIDTAPTKLSEPSIDKLGRVLPKYLLDVASDLPGEVNEQNSSSSLKRSQYYLLPCFFLFQRSNRLLSKALKEMGSVLAENHSPPLSYHHEFPQINHKSTPVASVSALLLLHSDIKMRRVLLSCKPEIESILEYMVALLASEGNNMTIEERHEVQRACDRLTTATTTLLA